One Ooceraea biroi isolate clonal line C1 chromosome 6, Obir_v5.4, whole genome shotgun sequence genomic window carries:
- the LOC105281926 gene encoding PHD finger protein 14 isoform X5 — protein MIQWILMTSAEVLFVLCDASEESDDSLADPLLGGKDNAGLTVGDVIEQARQQALKGAPLDEKLNKMLICCGCLGDRSDDINEIVECDGCGVSVHEGCYGVSDVESFSSTDSLCQSAPWFCEACSAGIEDPSCELCPNKGGIFKETDVGKWVHLVCALYVPGVAFGEVDRLSSVTLFEMAYSKWGAKTCSLCEDSRFARTGVCIECDAGMCHTYFHVTCAQREGLLSEAHSEEVDQADPFYAHCKLHSDKSLVRRRRRNWLALQLRAQYRQQMLKQPNHLDSDEQRRIQRKLAKHRHKYLAHKASRPPPWVPTQKMPRLLTTSASACRQLARKAELMGVDTAALEAQESQLVALVDVRKKWHIAPAFSVEFIGYYLDRNLRVTSMKRRLQELLDINSQLLNEQQRLDRKYDEVMKDNEEQIRVNVTLKEKIEQYHQVLKSAGYVKPLPSIADLAKPRIAPTLGTGLGVPTAAALKMGVGFPLPVGKGAEGIREGRVLSSQAQQEQNHKSELATVRHQCGICRRSSNQHLLAKCDTCHLHYHLSCLSPPLTRMPKKTRQMGWQCSECDKESSGSEVERVDTSAPRKLRHCKDDVNSTLTPTQEVQAPATPSTPTTSKNSASNVTNVTAPDTHTTPKLTIKPIGPQPSTVEPVQAAESMYNQQSVNNITIREGSPEYMVASADGTESVPQKSGKKRRREKHKRYSPDPITGVKQRKRKHKRKSLDVENPEVQSQPEVHRRITIKIKPIPRPEGDAASESSPQMFVATSTSTEITLPPPPVPPPAANVVPPVNVNSSGRLSTGAKKGKDTDLMTQCNVCDTPGTNQNLVMCDECKKCYHFTCLDPPVKKSPKRRGYSWHCADCDPSASETET, from the exons ATGATTCAGTGGATTCTAATGACGTCGGCAGAGGTACTATTCGTGTTATGTG ATGCGTCTGAGGAATCTGACGATTCACTGGCAGATCCGCTATTGGGTGGAAAAGATAATGCCGGCTTAACTGTGGGAGACGTAATTGAGCAGGCTCGTCAGCAAGCTTTGAAAGGCGCTCCCCTCGATGAGAAACTAAACAAAATGCTGATTTGCTGTGGTTGCTTAGGCGATAGGAGTGATGACATAAACGAGATTGTTGAGTGCGACGGTTGTGGAGTCAGTGTTCACGAAG GCTGCTACGGTGTGTCCGACGTAGAGAGTTTCTCGAGTACCGACTCCTTGTGTCAATCGGCACCGTGGTTCTGCGAAGCTTGCAGTGCAGGCATCGAAGACCCATCGTGCGAGCTCTGTCCCAATAAGGGTGGGATTTTTAAGGAGACGGATGTCGGAAAGTGGGTTCACCTGGTCTGCGCTCTTTATGTGCCCGGTGTTGCTTTTGGCGAA GTCGATCGTTTGTCGAGCGTGACGCTGTTCGAGATGGCGTACAGCAAGTGGGGCGCCAAGACGTGCTCCCTGTGCGAGGATTCGCGGTTCGCGCGCACAGGTGTGTGCATTGAATGCGACGCTGGAATGTGTCACACGTATTTTCACGTGACCTG CGCGCAAAGGGAGGGTTTACTGTCCGAGGCGCACAGCGAGGAGGTCGATCAGGCCGATCCGTTTTACGCGCACTGTAAATTACATTCTGACAAGTCCCTCGTTCGTAGGCGTAGGCGTAACTGGCTGGCTTTGCAGTTACGTGCACAGTACCGGCAGCAGATGTTGAAACAGCCTAATCACTTGGACTCGGACGAGCAACGTAGAATTCAAAGGAAGCTGGCGAAACACAGACACAAGTATCTCGCTCACAAGGCGTCACGTCCACCTCCATGGG TTCCCACGCAGAAGATGCCACGTTTGCTGACTACATCTGCGTCCGCTTGTCGTCAATTGGCGAGGAAAGCCGAGCTGATGGGTGTGGACACGGCCGCGTTGGAAGCGCAGGAGTCTCAACTGGTGGCGTTGGTCGATGTGAGAAAAAAGTGGCACATCGCTCCCGCCTTTAGCGTAGAGTTCATTGGCTACTACCTGGACCGCAACCTGCGGGTAACGTCTATGAAGAGGCGGCTGCAAGAGCTCCTCGATATTAACTCGCAATTGCTGAACGAGCAGCAACGACTGGACAGAAAGTACGACGAGGTAATGAAGGATAACGAGGAGCAGATTAGAGTGAACGTGACGTTGAAGGAAAAGATCGAACAGTATCACCAAGTACTTAAAAGCGCCGGTTACGTGAAGCCCCTGCCGTCGATCGCCGATTTGGCCAAGCCGAGGATAGCACCCACGTTAG GTACAGGACTAGGCGTGCCCACGGCGGCCGCTCTCAAGATGGGCGTCGGATTCCCACTGCCCGTGGGTAAGGGCGCCGAGGGTATACGCGAGGGTAGGGTACTCAGCAGCCAGGCGCAGCAGGAGCAGAATCACAAGAGCGAGCTCGCGACGGTGCGGCACCAGTGCGGCATCTGCAGACGGTCCTCCAATCAACATCTTCTTGCGAAGTGCGACACGTGCCACTTGCATTACCACCTCTCCTGCTTGAGCCCGCCCCTGACTCGGATGCCGAAGAAGACGAGGCAGATGGGATG GCAATGTTCGGAATGCGACAAGGAGTCGTCGGGATCGGAGGTGGAACGTGTGGACACGTCGGCGCCGCGCAAGTTAAGACACTGTAAGGACGACGTTAATTCAACGCTCACACCGACGCAGGAGGTGCAGGCACCTGCGACGCCAAGCACGCCCACCACGTCGAAGAATTCTGCCAGCAACGTGACAAACGTTACCGCCCCCGACACGCACACAACACCGAAA CTAACTATTAAACCGATAGGCCCGCAACCGTCGACCGTGGAACCTGTGCAGGCAGCTGAATCGATGTACAATCAACAGTCCGTCAACAATATCACCATAAGAGAAGGTTCCCCGGAGTATATGGTAGCTTCGGCAGATGGGACGGAATCTGTCCCGCAGAAAAGCGgaaaaaagaggaggag GGAAAAGCACAAGAGGTACTCTCCGGATCCGATAACCGGAGTGAAACAGAGGAAACGGAAGCACAAAAGGAAAAGTTTAGATGTAGAAAATCCCGAAGTCCAAAGCCAACCGGAAGTTCACAGGAGGATCACGATAAAG ATAAAACCGATTCCACGGCCGGAAGGTGACGCAGCTTCGGAGTCAAGTCCACAAATGTTCGTGGCTACCTCGACGAGCACCGAGATCACGTTGCCACCGCCACCCGTGCCGCCCCCGGCTGCTAACGTTGTGCCGCCGGTAAACGTGAACAGCAGCGGTCGACTCTCGACGGGAgcgaaaaaagggaaagataCGGACCTTATGACGCAATGCAACGTCTGTGATACTCCCGGCACTAACCAAAATCTCGTTAT GTGCGACGAATGTAAGAAGTGCTATCACTTTACGTGCTTAGATCCTCCAGTGAAAAAGTCTCCGAAACGGAGAGGCTATTCGTGGCACTGTGCCGACTGCGATCCTAGT GCCTCTGAAACTGAGACTTAA